From one Butyricimonas faecihominis genomic stretch:
- a CDS encoding TonB-dependent receptor: protein MKKNFWTWLLHDKKKEKSSICMKICLCIAFFLASGAFRSVHAQTEKLTLKRENASMLDIIFAVEKQSKMTFVYSMDAVNKIGKITIDVKDVLIDSVMNICLRKTDYTYTLEKNVVVIKKKAAEEVKGSTAVTPKKRVITGTITDKQKGKLPGVSVYVKGTTVGVVTDVNGVYKLELPATAKALLFSFVGMKTKEVELKDQTTINVVLEEEISDLDEVTVVAYGERKKRELIGAVSSVKAKELEEVPSASLENLLQGHMAGVEVSNISGSPGGGGTRINIRGYNSLLSESQTDGTPLYVIDGVPVHSFTSPVTGTNTLAEIDPSTIESVEVLKDAASAALYGSRASNGVILITTKQGKTGRGKFSANVSYSYSILPETPTQTGGQLERIANLNKLRNYCTAYGSWQTGIYKMPESYRDAYHQNGAYDYFWNSGYPLTEYQIGTGKPLQDSLNPFYNNSTNWWKYCFDAGKILNANLQASGGTETIKYMVGAGWYDETGIMLGSNFKRANILTNLNVVPRANLNIDARLYLAYTDRSRGAANTSFTNASKIERLTVDPKSNLSILPGSGEIEKETLKQLNESSEKNITYRIRASLAVAYEFVKGLKLSSSLSMDFSEGKRNSFTPSYLDAANNLSVSTGSISSGTLFSNENLLVYNKSIRDNHNMEILLGLSYLREAKDQFSGSGKGSPSDKIHYVLNGFPTTFEEYGSVKSLQAYRSNFEEKIMLSYFGRAAYNYKKKYLFEFTLRRDGSSVFGEDVRWATFPSVAVGWAFSEEPFFKKWWLSYAKIRASWGTSGQQFRDAYLAHGTLEFANTFLGNAGVLPSQIVNRNLTWEESDQYDIGLDVDLFDYRLKFKLDYYYKYSKSLLFNVSLPGDYYYHKTAWQNAMEISNEGIELELNYDILRNTEVKWRGKFNISRNWNRFEKSYTDMDMVNGTGQLVLGRPIYGLYIYKDLGIIESEKDIPAYYDQQGNKNLLHSMNKSYPYSAGTRMIQDMNQDGKINDEDRYYAGSTLPVAYGGWANEIMWNGFDLNVLFTYSLGRKIINLYKISSLQNNLRTSTIFVDYANTTFWEKPGDKADYPIITSSTDGYIGQFGGDVSSNIEKVHYLRLKQLTLGYNLPKEWMKKINLEGCRLFFTAENLFLLTNYSGVDPEVVDPYTGYDNFMYYPLARKLTLGLTVKF from the coding sequence ATGAAAAAAAACTTTTGGACGTGGCTCCTGCACGATAAAAAAAAGGAGAAAAGTTCTATATGCATGAAAATTTGCTTGTGTATAGCGTTTTTTTTAGCTAGTGGAGCATTTCGAAGTGTGCATGCACAAACGGAAAAATTAACGCTGAAAAGGGAAAATGCCTCGATGCTGGACATCATTTTTGCTGTAGAGAAACAAAGTAAAATGACATTCGTGTATAGTATGGATGCCGTGAACAAAATTGGTAAGATCACGATTGACGTGAAGGACGTGTTGATTGATAGCGTGATGAATATTTGTTTGCGGAAGACGGATTACACGTACACTCTCGAAAAGAACGTTGTGGTTATCAAGAAGAAAGCTGCGGAAGAAGTAAAAGGTTCTACGGCTGTGACTCCGAAAAAGAGAGTGATCACGGGAACGATCACGGATAAGCAAAAGGGAAAGCTTCCCGGGGTGTCGGTTTACGTGAAGGGAACTACTGTCGGTGTCGTGACCGACGTGAATGGCGTGTATAAATTGGAGCTTCCGGCAACAGCCAAAGCGTTGTTATTCTCTTTCGTGGGGATGAAAACGAAAGAGGTTGAATTGAAGGATCAGACGACGATCAATGTCGTGCTGGAAGAGGAAATTTCCGATTTGGATGAGGTGACCGTGGTGGCTTACGGGGAACGGAAAAAAAGAGAATTGATTGGGGCTGTTTCATCCGTGAAAGCTAAGGAGCTGGAAGAGGTTCCTTCTGCCAGTCTTGAGAATTTGTTGCAAGGACACATGGCAGGTGTGGAAGTGTCGAATATTTCCGGTTCTCCCGGTGGGGGTGGAACCCGTATCAATATTCGCGGTTATAATTCCTTGTTGTCAGAATCACAGACGGATGGAACACCTTTGTACGTGATTGACGGAGTTCCCGTTCATTCATTTACTTCTCCGGTGACGGGTACGAACACGTTAGCCGAGATTGATCCTTCTACTATTGAATCCGTTGAGGTGCTGAAAGATGCGGCATCGGCAGCGTTGTATGGCTCAAGGGCAAGTAATGGAGTAATCCTAATCACCACGAAACAAGGGAAAACCGGTCGGGGTAAGTTCTCCGCGAATGTTTCTTACTCGTATTCTATTCTGCCGGAGACCCCGACACAGACGGGAGGACAGTTGGAACGAATTGCGAATCTCAATAAATTAAGGAATTATTGCACGGCTTACGGAAGCTGGCAAACAGGAATATATAAGATGCCGGAATCTTATCGTGATGCCTATCACCAGAATGGGGCGTATGATTATTTCTGGAATAGCGGGTATCCCTTAACTGAATATCAAATTGGTACAGGGAAACCTTTACAAGATAGTTTGAATCCATTTTACAACAATTCGACGAATTGGTGGAAATATTGTTTCGATGCGGGAAAGATTTTAAACGCAAATCTTCAGGCTTCCGGGGGGACGGAAACCATAAAGTATATGGTAGGGGCAGGATGGTATGACGAAACAGGAATCATGTTGGGGAGTAATTTTAAGAGAGCTAATATCCTGACAAACTTGAATGTTGTTCCCCGTGCAAATTTGAATATTGATGCCCGTTTGTACTTAGCCTACACGGATCGAAGCCGGGGAGCTGCAAATACTTCTTTTACAAATGCAAGTAAGATAGAGCGGTTGACAGTCGACCCGAAATCAAATTTATCCATTTTGCCGGGATCCGGCGAGATTGAGAAGGAGACCTTGAAACAGTTGAACGAATCTTCCGAGAAAAATATTACTTACCGGATCCGGGCAAGTCTGGCCGTTGCGTACGAGTTCGTAAAAGGATTGAAATTGTCTTCGAGTTTATCCATGGATTTCTCTGAAGGGAAACGGAACTCATTTACACCCAGTTATCTGGATGCGGCGAATAATTTGAGTGTATCAACGGGAAGCATAAGTAGTGGAACGCTATTCTCCAATGAGAATCTACTTGTTTATAATAAATCGATCCGGGATAATCATAACATGGAAATTCTGTTGGGTTTGTCTTATTTGAGAGAGGCAAAAGACCAGTTTAGCGGGAGCGGGAAGGGATCTCCAAGTGATAAGATTCATTATGTACTGAATGGATTTCCTACCACGTTCGAGGAATATGGAAGTGTTAAATCCTTACAGGCCTATCGATCCAATTTTGAGGAGAAAATCATGTTAAGCTATTTTGGTCGTGCCGCTTATAATTATAAAAAGAAATATTTGTTCGAGTTCACGTTGAGAAGGGATGGTTCGTCCGTGTTTGGGGAGGATGTGCGTTGGGCCACGTTCCCATCGGTCGCTGTCGGTTGGGCTTTTTCCGAGGAACCGTTTTTCAAGAAATGGTGGTTGAGTTATGCTAAAATACGGGCATCATGGGGAACTTCCGGGCAGCAATTCCGAGATGCCTATCTGGCACATGGAACTTTGGAATTTGCAAATACTTTCTTGGGGAATGCAGGGGTATTACCTTCCCAGATCGTTAATAGAAATTTGACTTGGGAGGAATCAGACCAGTATGATATTGGTTTGGATGTCGATCTCTTTGATTATCGTTTGAAGTTCAAGTTGGATTACTATTATAAATATTCGAAATCTCTGTTATTCAATGTTTCCTTACCGGGAGATTACTATTATCATAAAACCGCGTGGCAGAACGCAATGGAGATTTCTAATGAGGGAATCGAGTTAGAGTTGAATTATGATATATTACGTAACACGGAAGTAAAATGGCGGGGAAAATTTAATATTTCGAGGAACTGGAACCGCTTTGAAAAGTCGTACACGGATATGGATATGGTGAACGGTACTGGCCAGTTGGTTCTTGGGCGTCCTATTTACGGGTTGTATATTTACAAGGATCTGGGAATAATCGAGTCCGAGAAGGATATTCCGGCTTATTACGATCAGCAAGGGAATAAAAATCTGTTGCACTCGATGAATAAGAGTTATCCCTATTCGGCGGGAACCCGGATGATTCAGGATATGAATCAGGATGGAAAAATCAATGATGAGGATCGATATTATGCGGGATCGACCTTGCCGGTTGCTTACGGGGGATGGGCAAACGAGATCATGTGGAACGGTTTCGATTTGAATGTATTGTTTACGTATTCCTTGGGGCGGAAAATTATTAATTTGTACAAGATTTCTTCCTTGCAGAATAATTTAAGAACAAGTACGATTTTTGTTGATTATGCAAACACGACATTTTGGGAGAAACCGGGCGATAAGGCAGATTATCCTATTATAACCTCTAGTACTGATGGTTATATCGGTCAGTTTGGTGGAGATGTCTCTTCCAATATAGAGAAAGTGCATTATTTGCGCTTGAAACAATTGACTCTTGGCTATAATCTCCCGAAAGAGTGGATGAAGAAAATTAATCTTGAAGGGTGTCGTTTGTTTTTTACGGCAGAGAACTTGTTTCTGTTGACAAATTATTCCGGCGTGGATCCGGAAGTGGTGGACCCCTATACCGGGTATGATAATTTCATGTATTATCCTCTTGCCCGGAAGCTAACGTTAGGATTAACTGTAAAATTTTAG